The Xenopus tropicalis strain Nigerian chromosome 2, UCB_Xtro_10.0, whole genome shotgun sequence genome window below encodes:
- the sidt1 gene encoding SID1 transmembrane family member 1 isoform X1, translating to MMAGMRPIWGHWILIFWLGTCAEALTRATGSKPAEFGKRYTGFVDKNTEELYSFSYTSKNDTVDALRVFVSSNSINLEFPVLFVVRQQKAILSWQVPMVFRGNFPRTYTYQDVSRTLCPTEPEEGTGSQEQFIYIDIASMSPSIVQYELMVTRLLSFQLKTSVPFNFSASPSQPQYFLYTFPEGVDSVIIKVKSPENYPCSVVSVQDISCPVYDLDYNVEFNGVYQTMTKQAAITVQRKEYPGGKFYVVFVIKPEDYTCGGTVPQSTQGSGNHTWNLKRVKHMEVTVSPSVKDSVYVQATLLCLLYFLIFYVGSLLVAFVHYVSIHRKERNLKGSPDEGEGTVAASHPITTSTPDGSSYGAIDESSPGARKMTPPPIPRPRVYSDSSADEESDFDAIPEMETDKNVIRAKTFLYVSDLAVKDRRVVSKKYRIYFWNIITIAVFYALPVVQLVITYQTVLNVTGNQDICYYNFLCAHPLGVLSAFNNVMSNMGHVLLGFLFLLIVLRRDLLHRHLLEVNDTYAKDYGIPKHFGLFYTMGVALIMEGVLSACYHVCPNYSNFQFDTSFMYMIAGLCMLKLYQTRHPDINASAYAAYASFALVIFLAVMGVIFGKDNIWFWVIFSIVHVVGSLALSTHIYYMGRFRIDVSNADFGIFKRIAQVLYTDCMQQCSRPMYMDRMILLIVGNIVNWLFAIFGLVFRPRDFPSYLLGIFICNLLLYLAFYIIMKLRSSERIQTLPLFCIIATAVVWAAALYFFFQTLSSWEQTPAESREKNRSCIILHFFDDHDIWHFLSATAMFFSFLVLLTLDDDLDVVRRDKIPVF from the exons GTGGATGCTCTCCGGGTGTTTGTAAGTTCCAATTCAATCAACTTGGAGTTCCCGGTGCTGTTTGTGGTGCGGCAGCAGAAAGCCATCCTCTCCTGGCAGGTTCCTATGGTCTTCAGAGGAAA TTTCCCAAGGACGTACACTTACCAGGATGTCAGCCGCACGCTGTGTCCCACCGAGCCCGAGGAAGGGACGGGGTCCCAGGAGCAATTTATATATATCGACATCGCCTCCATGTCGCCCTCTATTGTTCAATATGAGCTCATGGTGACCCGACTGCTTTCCTTCCAGCTAAA GACTTCTGTTCCTTTCAACTTCAGTGCGTCACCATCTCAGCCTCAG TATTTTCTCTACACGTTTCCTGAGGGCGTCGATTCCGTCATCATCAAAGTGAAATCTCCTGAAAACTACCCCTGCTCGGTGGTGTCGGTGCAGGACATTTCG TGCCCAGTGTATGACCTGGACTATAATGTGGAATTTAATGGCGTCTACCAGACCATGACAAAGCAAGCCGCCATCACGGTGCAG AGGAAGGAATACCCTGGGGGCAAGTTTTATGTGGTGTTTGTCATCAAACCTGAAGATTATACCTGCGGAGGGACCGTGCCCCAGTCCACTCAAG GGTCAGGAAATCACACCTGGAACCTGAAGAGGGTGAAACACATGGAGGTGACTGTCAGCCCATCAGTAAAAG ACTCAGTGTACGTTCAGGCTACACTTCTGTGTCTGCTCTACTTCCTGATCTTCTACGTGGGATCCCTATTGGTGGCGTTTGTGCACTACGTAAG CATCCACAGGAAGGAAAGGAACCTGAAGGGCAGCCCCGACGAGG GTGAAGGCACCGTGGCCGCCTCCCACCCCATTACGACCAGTACCCCAGATGGAAGCAGCTATGGAGCAATAG ATGAGTCGAGCCCCGGGGCCCGAAAGATGACTCCTCCTCCCATCCCTCGACCCCGCGTGTACTCTGATAGCTCCGCGGATGAAGAGAGCGACTTTGATGCCATCCCGGAAATGGAGACCGACAAGAACGTCATTCGGGCAAAG ACGTTCCTGTATGTGTCGGACCTGGCAGTGAAAGACCGCAGGGTTGTGAGCAAAAAGTACAGGATTTATTTTTG GAACATAATCACCATCGCAGTGTTCTACGCTCTGCCTGTCGTGCAGTTGGTTATCACTTACCAGACG GTGCTGAACGTGACGGGTAACCAGGACATCTGTTACTACAACTTCCTGTGTGCCCACCCGCTGGGGGTCCTCAG CGCCTTCAACAATGTCATGAGCAACATGGGTCACGTCCTGCTGGGTTTCCTCTTCCTACTGATTGTCCTGCGCCGAGACCTTCTGCACAGGCACCTTCTCGAGGTCAATGACACCTACGCCAAG GATTATGGCATCCCCAAACATTTCGGCCTCTTTTACACAATGGGCGTGGCTCTGATTATGGAAGGGGTGCTGAGCGCTTGCTACCACGTGTGCCCCAACTACTCCAACTTCCAGTTTG ATACCTCCTTCATGTACATGATCGCGGGGCTGTGCATGCTGAAACTGTACCAGACGCGCCATCCGGACATCAACGCCAGCGCCTACGCCGCCTATGCCTCCTTCGCCCTGGTCATTTTCCTGGCAGTCATGGGAGTG ATTTTCGGGAAGGACAACATCTGGTTCTGGGTGATATTTTCCATTGTCCACGTGGTGGGTTCCCTGGCGCTCAGCACTCACATCTATTACATGGGGCGCTTCAGGATTG ATGTGTCCAATGCAG ATTTTGGCATTTTCAAGCGCATTGCCCAGGTGCTGTACACGGACTGTATGCAGCAGTGCAGCCGGCCCATGTACATG GACAGGATGATTCTTCTCATCGTGGGAAACATTGTCAACTGGCTCTT CGCCATATTTGGCCTGGTGTTCCGGCCTCGAGACTTTCCCTCCTACCTGCTGGGCATCTTCATCTGTAACCTGCTGCTCTACCTGGCGTTCTACATCATTATGAAG TTGCGCAGCTCAGAGAGGATCCAGACGCTGCCGCTCTTCTGTATCATTGCCACGGCCGTTGTGTGGGCAGCCGCCCTGTACTTCTTCTTCCAAACCCTCAGCAGCTGGGAG CAAACCCCCGCGGAATCCCGAGAGAAGAACCGCTCCTGTATCATCCTGCACTTCTTCGACGACCACGACATTTGGCACTTCCTCTCTGCAACCGCCATGTTCTTCTCCTTCCTG GTCCTCCTTACACTGGATGATGATCTGGACGTTGTACGCAGAGACAAAATCCCAGTGTTTTAA
- the sidt1 gene encoding SID1 transmembrane family member 1 isoform X2: MMAGMRPIWGHWILIFWLGTCAEALTRATGSKPAEFGKRYTGFVDKNTEELYSFSYTSKNDTVDALRVFVSSNSINLEFPVLFVVRQQKAILSWQVPMVFRGNFPRTYTYQDVSRTLCPTEPEEGTGSQEQFIYIDIASMSPSIVQYELMVTRLLSFQLKTSVPFNFSASPSQPQYFLYTFPEGVDSVIIKVKSPENYPCSVVSVQDISCPVYDLDYNVEFNGVYQTMTKQAAITVQRKEYPGGKFYVVFVIKPEDYTCGGTVPQSTQGSGNHTWNLKRVKHMEVTVSPSVKDSVYVQATLLCLLYFLIFYVGSLLVAFVHYVSIHRKERNLKGSPDEGEGTVAASHPITTSTPDGSSYGAIDESSPGARKMTPPPIPRPRVYSDSSADEESDFDAIPEMETDKNVIRAKTFLYVSDLAVKDRRVVSKKYRIYFWNIITIAVFYALPVVQLVITYQTVLNVTGNQDICYYNFLCAHPLGVLSAFNNVMSNMGHVLLGFLFLLIVLRRDLLHRHLLEVNDTYAKDYGIPKHFGLFYTMGVALIMEGVLSACYHVCPNYSNFQFDTSFMYMIAGLCMLKLYQTRHPDINASAYAAYASFALVIFLAVMGVIFGKDNIWFWVIFSIVHVVGSLALSTHIYYMGRFRIDFGIFKRIAQVLYTDCMQQCSRPMYMDRMILLIVGNIVNWLFAIFGLVFRPRDFPSYLLGIFICNLLLYLAFYIIMKLRSSERIQTLPLFCIIATAVVWAAALYFFFQTLSSWEQTPAESREKNRSCIILHFFDDHDIWHFLSATAMFFSFLVLLTLDDDLDVVRRDKIPVF; this comes from the exons GTGGATGCTCTCCGGGTGTTTGTAAGTTCCAATTCAATCAACTTGGAGTTCCCGGTGCTGTTTGTGGTGCGGCAGCAGAAAGCCATCCTCTCCTGGCAGGTTCCTATGGTCTTCAGAGGAAA TTTCCCAAGGACGTACACTTACCAGGATGTCAGCCGCACGCTGTGTCCCACCGAGCCCGAGGAAGGGACGGGGTCCCAGGAGCAATTTATATATATCGACATCGCCTCCATGTCGCCCTCTATTGTTCAATATGAGCTCATGGTGACCCGACTGCTTTCCTTCCAGCTAAA GACTTCTGTTCCTTTCAACTTCAGTGCGTCACCATCTCAGCCTCAG TATTTTCTCTACACGTTTCCTGAGGGCGTCGATTCCGTCATCATCAAAGTGAAATCTCCTGAAAACTACCCCTGCTCGGTGGTGTCGGTGCAGGACATTTCG TGCCCAGTGTATGACCTGGACTATAATGTGGAATTTAATGGCGTCTACCAGACCATGACAAAGCAAGCCGCCATCACGGTGCAG AGGAAGGAATACCCTGGGGGCAAGTTTTATGTGGTGTTTGTCATCAAACCTGAAGATTATACCTGCGGAGGGACCGTGCCCCAGTCCACTCAAG GGTCAGGAAATCACACCTGGAACCTGAAGAGGGTGAAACACATGGAGGTGACTGTCAGCCCATCAGTAAAAG ACTCAGTGTACGTTCAGGCTACACTTCTGTGTCTGCTCTACTTCCTGATCTTCTACGTGGGATCCCTATTGGTGGCGTTTGTGCACTACGTAAG CATCCACAGGAAGGAAAGGAACCTGAAGGGCAGCCCCGACGAGG GTGAAGGCACCGTGGCCGCCTCCCACCCCATTACGACCAGTACCCCAGATGGAAGCAGCTATGGAGCAATAG ATGAGTCGAGCCCCGGGGCCCGAAAGATGACTCCTCCTCCCATCCCTCGACCCCGCGTGTACTCTGATAGCTCCGCGGATGAAGAGAGCGACTTTGATGCCATCCCGGAAATGGAGACCGACAAGAACGTCATTCGGGCAAAG ACGTTCCTGTATGTGTCGGACCTGGCAGTGAAAGACCGCAGGGTTGTGAGCAAAAAGTACAGGATTTATTTTTG GAACATAATCACCATCGCAGTGTTCTACGCTCTGCCTGTCGTGCAGTTGGTTATCACTTACCAGACG GTGCTGAACGTGACGGGTAACCAGGACATCTGTTACTACAACTTCCTGTGTGCCCACCCGCTGGGGGTCCTCAG CGCCTTCAACAATGTCATGAGCAACATGGGTCACGTCCTGCTGGGTTTCCTCTTCCTACTGATTGTCCTGCGCCGAGACCTTCTGCACAGGCACCTTCTCGAGGTCAATGACACCTACGCCAAG GATTATGGCATCCCCAAACATTTCGGCCTCTTTTACACAATGGGCGTGGCTCTGATTATGGAAGGGGTGCTGAGCGCTTGCTACCACGTGTGCCCCAACTACTCCAACTTCCAGTTTG ATACCTCCTTCATGTACATGATCGCGGGGCTGTGCATGCTGAAACTGTACCAGACGCGCCATCCGGACATCAACGCCAGCGCCTACGCCGCCTATGCCTCCTTCGCCCTGGTCATTTTCCTGGCAGTCATGGGAGTG ATTTTCGGGAAGGACAACATCTGGTTCTGGGTGATATTTTCCATTGTCCACGTGGTGGGTTCCCTGGCGCTCAGCACTCACATCTATTACATGGGGCGCTTCAGGATTG ATTTTGGCATTTTCAAGCGCATTGCCCAGGTGCTGTACACGGACTGTATGCAGCAGTGCAGCCGGCCCATGTACATG GACAGGATGATTCTTCTCATCGTGGGAAACATTGTCAACTGGCTCTT CGCCATATTTGGCCTGGTGTTCCGGCCTCGAGACTTTCCCTCCTACCTGCTGGGCATCTTCATCTGTAACCTGCTGCTCTACCTGGCGTTCTACATCATTATGAAG TTGCGCAGCTCAGAGAGGATCCAGACGCTGCCGCTCTTCTGTATCATTGCCACGGCCGTTGTGTGGGCAGCCGCCCTGTACTTCTTCTTCCAAACCCTCAGCAGCTGGGAG CAAACCCCCGCGGAATCCCGAGAGAAGAACCGCTCCTGTATCATCCTGCACTTCTTCGACGACCACGACATTTGGCACTTCCTCTCTGCAACCGCCATGTTCTTCTCCTTCCTG GTCCTCCTTACACTGGATGATGATCTGGACGTTGTACGCAGAGACAAAATCCCAGTGTTTTAA